One segment of Streptomyces bathyalis DNA contains the following:
- a CDS encoding 3-hydroxybutyryl-CoA dehydrogenase gives MTDIERVGVVGCGQMGSGIAEVCARAGLEVMVAETTGEALELGRTRLANSLGKAAERGKITEQERDATLGRLTFTTDLGDFADRDLVVEAVIENEQVKTEIFQVLDQVVTRTDAILASNTSSIPLVKLAVATSRPDQVIGIHFFNPAPVQKLVELIPALTTSEETIKRAETAVSGLLDKHTIRAQDRSGFVVNALLIPYLLSAVRMFESGIASREDIDNGMELGCAHPMGPLKLTDLIGLDTVASVADSMYSEFKEPLYAAPPLLQRMVDAGRLGRKAGAGFYAY, from the coding sequence GTGACGGACATCGAACGCGTCGGAGTGGTGGGCTGCGGCCAGATGGGCTCGGGCATCGCCGAGGTGTGTGCACGGGCCGGGCTGGAGGTCATGGTCGCCGAGACCACCGGCGAGGCGCTGGAGCTGGGCCGCACACGGCTGGCGAACTCCCTCGGGAAGGCCGCGGAACGCGGCAAGATCACCGAGCAGGAGCGGGACGCCACGCTCGGCCGGCTCACCTTCACCACGGACCTGGGCGACTTCGCGGACCGTGACCTCGTCGTCGAAGCGGTCATCGAGAACGAGCAGGTCAAGACGGAGATCTTCCAGGTCCTCGACCAGGTCGTCACCAGGACCGACGCCATCCTCGCGTCCAACACCTCGTCGATCCCCCTGGTCAAGCTCGCGGTGGCGACGTCCCGCCCCGATCAGGTCATCGGCATCCACTTCTTCAACCCGGCACCGGTGCAGAAGCTCGTCGAGCTCATCCCCGCGCTGACCACCAGCGAGGAGACCATCAAGCGTGCGGAGACCGCCGTTTCCGGTCTGCTCGACAAGCACACGATCCGGGCCCAGGACCGTTCCGGTTTTGTCGTCAACGCGCTGCTGATTCCGTATCTGCTCTCCGCCGTCAGGATGTTCGAGTCGGGCATCGCGAGCCGTGAGGACATCGACAACGGCATGGAGCTGGGCTGTGCGCACCCGATGGGGCCGCTCAAGCTCACGGATCTCATCGGTCTCGACACGGTCGCCTCGGTCGCCGACTCGATGTACTCGGAGTTCAAGGAGCCCCTGTACGCCGCTCCCCCGCTGCTGCAGCGGATGGTGGACGCGGGACGCCTCGGGCGCAAGGCGGGCGCGGGCTTCTACGCCTACTGA
- a CDS encoding TrmH family RNA methyltransferase, protein MGTPDLISPRSARVAAARRLVRRNFRAKDRRFLAEGPQAVREAVAHRPSHTEAGGGDAGAGAEAGPALVELFATPEAADRHPGILREARDSGARVHLADPQTLDGIAQTVSPQGLIGVCRFVDSPLEAVLSARPRLVAVLAHVRDPGNAGTVLRCADAAGADAVVLTDASVDLYNPKTVRASAGSLFHLPVAVGVPAGKAAEGLRAAGVRLLAADGSGERDLDAELDAGTMSGPTGWIFGNEAWGLPEETRALADEVVRVPIHGRAESLNLATAAAVCLYASARAQRSVAGRGGAANGDGA, encoded by the coding sequence ATGGGCACCCCCGACCTGATCTCGCCACGCTCCGCACGCGTCGCCGCGGCGCGGCGCCTGGTGCGGCGCAACTTCCGCGCCAAGGACCGCCGTTTCCTCGCCGAGGGACCGCAGGCCGTGCGGGAGGCCGTGGCACACCGGCCCTCCCACACCGAGGCGGGCGGAGGAGACGCAGGCGCGGGGGCGGAAGCCGGTCCCGCCCTGGTCGAGCTGTTCGCGACGCCCGAGGCCGCTGACCGTCACCCCGGGATCCTGCGCGAGGCGCGGGATTCGGGCGCCCGGGTCCATCTCGCCGATCCGCAGACGCTCGACGGCATCGCCCAGACGGTCAGCCCGCAGGGACTGATCGGGGTCTGCCGTTTCGTCGACTCCCCGCTGGAGGCCGTCCTCTCCGCCCGGCCTCGCCTCGTTGCCGTCCTCGCGCACGTACGGGATCCCGGGAACGCCGGCACCGTGCTGCGATGCGCCGACGCCGCGGGGGCCGACGCCGTCGTCCTGACCGACGCGTCCGTCGACCTCTACAACCCCAAGACCGTACGGGCGTCCGCGGGTTCGCTCTTCCATCTGCCCGTCGCCGTCGGCGTTCCCGCCGGGAAGGCCGCCGAGGGACTGCGCGCCGCCGGTGTACGCCTGCTCGCCGCCGACGGAAGCGGCGAGCGGGACCTGGACGCCGAACTCGACGCCGGCACCATGAGCGGCCCCACCGGCTGGATCTTCGGGAACGAGGCATGGGGCCTGCCCGAGGAGACCCGTGCCCTCGCGGACGAGGTGGTGCGGGTGCCGATCCACGGCCGGGCGGAGAGCCTCAATCTGGCGACGGCGGCGGCAGTCTGCCTGTATGCCTCGGCCCGTGCACAGCGCAGCGTCGCAGGGCGCGGCGGGGCCGCGAACGGCGACGGCGCGTAA
- a CDS encoding PP2C family protein-serine/threonine phosphatase, protein MRRAVGFAVPALWAAGVVVWELLLPVNTHALALLAATPALACAGTGARSGVWLGGGCALLALYPVGSVPVYEEIGSRAGMCGAIISVAMASCFTMRRRVRLTDELARIREVATAAQQALIRPLPPHIEGLTVAAGYLSSARGAAVGGDLYDAVATAHGVRIVIGDVRGHGLGAVGTVAAVLGSFREAAHDEPRLERVPYRLERALERHLDDRRHAPSGSPESGAAAESVEVDEEFVTVLLLEVRADGEVTAVNCGHPWPYRLTIGQDGPCRSEPVTTAEPLPPLGMLPLPSGGPSPRRMQLPPGEGLFLYTDGAEDARDADGRSFPLPDVLTAALFAQRGKGRGETDAAGVVEPADIVDSVRRALLRHAGGRLPDDVALLALRNDRCRVHGQTREPPSQLAAPDASLLCSCP, encoded by the coding sequence GTGCGAAGAGCGGTGGGCTTCGCCGTGCCCGCCCTGTGGGCGGCGGGCGTGGTCGTGTGGGAGCTGCTGCTGCCCGTGAACACCCACGCTCTCGCGCTGCTGGCCGCCACGCCCGCGCTGGCCTGCGCCGGCACGGGGGCACGCAGCGGTGTGTGGCTCGGCGGCGGATGCGCGCTCCTCGCGCTGTACCCGGTGGGGAGCGTCCCCGTCTACGAGGAGATCGGCAGCAGAGCCGGGATGTGCGGGGCGATCATCTCCGTCGCGATGGCCAGCTGCTTCACGATGCGGCGGCGCGTGCGCCTGACCGACGAGCTCGCGCGTATCCGGGAGGTCGCAACCGCCGCGCAGCAGGCGCTGATACGGCCACTGCCGCCGCACATCGAGGGGCTCACCGTCGCGGCCGGCTATCTCTCGTCGGCCCGTGGTGCCGCGGTGGGCGGTGACCTGTACGACGCGGTCGCCACCGCGCACGGCGTGCGCATCGTGATCGGCGACGTACGCGGGCACGGGCTCGGCGCCGTCGGCACGGTGGCCGCCGTGCTCGGCAGCTTCCGCGAGGCCGCACACGACGAACCGCGGCTGGAGCGGGTGCCGTACCGCCTGGAGCGGGCGCTGGAGCGGCACCTGGACGACCGCCGCCACGCACCGTCCGGCTCGCCGGAGAGCGGGGCAGCGGCGGAATCCGTCGAGGTGGACGAGGAGTTCGTGACGGTGCTCCTGCTGGAGGTGCGTGCGGACGGCGAGGTCACGGCCGTCAACTGCGGCCACCCCTGGCCCTACCGCCTGACCATCGGTCAGGACGGCCCGTGCCGCAGCGAACCGGTCACCACCGCCGAACCGCTGCCTCCTCTTGGCATGTTGCCGCTGCCGTCCGGCGGCCCGTCACCCCGGCGCATGCAACTGCCGCCGGGAGAAGGGCTGTTCCTGTACACCGACGGAGCGGAGGACGCCCGCGACGCCGACGGACGCTCCTTCCCGCTGCCCGACGTCCTCACGGCAGCCCTCTTCGCCCAGCGGGGAAAGGGACGCGGCGAGACCGATGCGGCAGGTGTGGTGGAGCCGGCGGACATCGTGGACTCTGTGCGCCGGGCCTTGCTGCGCCACGCGGGCGGGCGGCTGCCCGACGACGTCGCGCTGCTCGCCCTTCGCAACGACCGCTGCCGCGTGCACGGGCAGACGCGGGAGCCGCCGTCGCAACTGGCGGCGCCGGATGCGTCGTTGCTGTGCTCATGCCCGTAG
- the pheT gene encoding phenylalanine--tRNA ligase subunit beta, with protein sequence MRAPLSWLREYVDLPAGETGRDVAAKLIAAGLEVETVDRLGSGLKGPLVVGKVLAIEELTEFKKPIRYCQVDVGQANGTGEPQNIVCGASNFVVGDKVVVVLPGAVLPGDFAISARKTYGKVSEGMICSAAELDMGDDHSGIIVLPPEYEPGTDAIELLELVDEVLDIAVTPDRGYCLSMRGIARETATAYGLQLRDPALLDVPTPNADGFQVNVSDPKGCDRFAARTVTGLRPEATSPLWLQRRLQKSGMRPVSLPVDITNYVMLELGSPLHAYDRSRLEGPITVRRATPGELLTTLDGTKRKLDAEDLVIADDAGPIGLAGVMGGIHSEIADPEQDPESGEWRGTTEVVVEAAHFDPVTVARSSRRHRISSEASRRFERGVDPEAAAAAAQRTVDLLVLLAGGRAEAGVTQFVTPHGPHTIKIPVTHPGRVAGVEYDRETVVHRLLQVGCDVYGQDELTVTVPSWRSDLTDPNDLAEEVIRLEGYENLPSTLPRPPAGRGLTERQRLHRRVGRALAGAGYVEALNYPFVGPDSFDQLGLAEDDTRRRTVTLVNPLSDEEPSLRTTLLPGLLAALRRNEGRGSQGSHGGLALFETGLVFLPTGDESRAERLRVDARPGDEEIASLDSALPRQPRYAAAVLAGPRERPGWWGEGHPAVWADAVEAARCVAGAARVELTVRSAQFEPWHPGRCAALFVGDGEGGETLVGHAGELHPRVVKALGLPPRSCAMELDLDAVEEAGGSVVPAPRISGFPVATRDVALVVDESVPAARVEKALREGAGELLESVRLFDVFTGEQLGSGKKSLAYALRFRARDRTLTAEEASAARDAAVASAVERTGATLRGAESPAGA encoded by the coding sequence ATGCGCGCCCCGCTTTCGTGGCTGCGAGAGTACGTCGACCTGCCGGCGGGCGAGACCGGCCGTGACGTCGCGGCGAAACTGATCGCGGCCGGTCTGGAGGTCGAGACCGTCGACCGTCTCGGTTCCGGCCTCAAGGGTCCGCTCGTCGTCGGCAAGGTGCTCGCCATCGAGGAGCTGACGGAGTTCAAGAAGCCGATCCGCTACTGCCAGGTCGATGTCGGCCAGGCCAACGGAACCGGCGAGCCGCAGAACATCGTGTGCGGCGCGAGCAACTTCGTCGTCGGCGACAAGGTCGTCGTCGTGCTGCCGGGCGCGGTGCTGCCCGGCGACTTCGCCATCAGCGCCCGCAAGACCTACGGCAAGGTCTCCGAGGGCATGATCTGCTCGGCCGCCGAGCTGGACATGGGTGACGACCACTCGGGGATCATCGTCCTGCCGCCGGAGTACGAGCCGGGCACCGACGCGATCGAGCTGCTCGAACTCGTCGACGAGGTGCTGGACATCGCGGTCACGCCCGACCGCGGCTACTGCCTGTCCATGCGGGGCATCGCCCGCGAGACGGCGACGGCCTACGGGCTCCAGCTGCGCGACCCCGCGCTGCTGGACGTGCCCACACCCAACGCGGACGGCTTCCAGGTCAACGTCTCCGACCCGAAGGGCTGCGACCGCTTCGCCGCCCGCACGGTCACGGGGCTGCGGCCGGAGGCCACGTCCCCGCTGTGGCTCCAGCGGCGGCTGCAGAAGTCGGGCATGCGGCCCGTCTCCCTGCCCGTGGACATCACCAACTACGTGATGCTGGAGCTGGGTTCGCCGCTGCACGCCTATGACCGCTCCCGGCTGGAGGGCCCGATCACGGTCCGCCGGGCCACCCCGGGCGAGCTGCTGACCACCCTCGACGGGACGAAGCGGAAGCTGGACGCAGAAGACCTCGTCATCGCCGATGACGCCGGGCCCATCGGCCTCGCCGGTGTGATGGGCGGCATCCACAGCGAAATCGCCGACCCCGAGCAGGACCCGGAGAGCGGCGAGTGGCGCGGGACGACCGAAGTCGTCGTGGAAGCAGCCCACTTCGACCCGGTCACCGTGGCGCGTTCCAGCAGGCGGCACAGGATCTCCTCGGAGGCTTCGCGGCGGTTCGAACGAGGCGTCGACCCCGAGGCCGCCGCGGCCGCGGCGCAGCGCACCGTGGACCTGCTGGTGCTGCTCGCCGGAGGCAGGGCGGAGGCCGGAGTGACCCAGTTCGTCACACCGCACGGGCCTCACACGATCAAGATCCCCGTCACCCACCCGGGCCGGGTCGCGGGCGTCGAATACGACCGCGAGACGGTCGTGCACCGCCTGCTCCAGGTGGGATGCGACGTGTACGGGCAGGACGAGCTCACCGTCACCGTGCCGTCCTGGCGTTCCGACCTGACCGACCCCAACGACCTGGCGGAGGAGGTCATCCGGCTGGAGGGCTACGAGAACCTGCCCTCCACCCTGCCCAGGCCGCCCGCCGGCCGGGGCCTGACCGAACGGCAGCGCCTGCACCGCAGGGTCGGACGTGCGCTGGCGGGCGCCGGCTATGTCGAAGCGCTCAACTACCCCTTCGTCGGGCCGGATTCCTTCGACCAGCTCGGCCTCGCCGAGGACGACACGCGCCGCCGTACGGTGACGCTGGTCAACCCGCTCTCCGACGAGGAGCCGTCGCTGCGCACGACGCTGCTGCCGGGCCTTCTCGCGGCGCTGCGCCGCAACGAGGGCCGTGGCAGCCAGGGCAGCCACGGCGGCCTGGCCCTCTTCGAGACGGGCCTGGTCTTCCTGCCGACAGGGGACGAGTCCCGTGCGGAACGGCTGCGCGTGGACGCCCGGCCCGGGGACGAGGAGATCGCCTCGCTGGACTCGGCGCTGCCGCGCCAGCCCCGGTACGCGGCGGCCGTCCTCGCCGGCCCCCGTGAACGGCCCGGCTGGTGGGGCGAGGGCCACCCCGCGGTTTGGGCCGACGCCGTGGAGGCCGCCCGCTGTGTGGCGGGCGCCGCGCGGGTGGAACTCACCGTCCGCAGCGCCCAGTTCGAGCCCTGGCACCCGGGCCGGTGCGCGGCACTGTTCGTCGGCGACGGCGAGGGTGGCGAGACGCTCGTGGGGCACGCGGGCGAACTGCACCCGCGGGTCGTCAAGGCGCTCGGCCTGCCGCCGCGGTCCTGCGCGATGGAGCTCGACCTCGACGCCGTAGAGGAGGCGGGCGGATCGGTCGTGCCCGCCCCGCGGATCTCCGGCTTCCCGGTGGCGACGCGGGACGTCGCGCTGGTCGTGGACGAGTCCGTTCCGGCGGCGCGGGTGGAGAAGGCGCTGCGCGAGGGTGCCGGTGAACTCCTCGAATCGGTGCGCCTGTTCGACGTCTTCACGGGCGAACAGCTCGGCAGCGGCAAGAAGTCCCTGGCGTACGCGCTGCGCTTCCGTGCGCGCGACCGCACGCTGACCGCAGAGGAGGCCTCGGCGGCACGCGATGCCGCGGTCGCCTCGGCCGTCGAACGCACGGGCGCGACCCTGCGTGGGGCGGAGTCCCCGGCAGGGGCCTGA
- a CDS encoding sensor histidine kinase — translation MEVRTQRTQPRGAPSPSSGASAGPAATNSSDEQHAQDSEGGIPNSGPAPRAAATGPGVHPDDLPDGLVVADSAGRVVCFNAAAARITGLSAADVLGGPLQQALPLEDMDGRRWWQLTDPYGGLATRTGQPERNLLLPGGREVMVAARYVRARPKGPVQRLVVTVRGTEARRRAERSHAELIATVAHELRSPLTSVKGFTATLLAKWERFTDDQKRLMLETVDSDANRVTRLIAELLDISRIDSGRLEVRRQPVDMAAAVRRHVEAHIAAGRTADRFVTRISEPLPGLWADPDKIDQVLGNLLENAVRHGEGTVTIEVAPAPSRSDEEGTAVTVSDEGPGIPEESMSRVFTRFWRGSKRGGTGLGLYIVKGIVEAHGGTITVDRAVAGGARFRFTLPVGAPAFMA, via the coding sequence ATGGAGGTGCGGACGCAGCGCACTCAGCCGCGCGGCGCCCCTTCCCCGTCATCCGGTGCCTCCGCCGGACCGGCCGCAACCAACAGCTCCGACGAGCAGCACGCCCAGGACTCCGAGGGCGGCATCCCGAACTCCGGCCCGGCCCCCCGCGCAGCGGCCACCGGACCCGGCGTACACCCCGACGATCTGCCCGACGGCCTCGTCGTCGCCGACTCTGCCGGCCGGGTCGTCTGCTTCAACGCCGCCGCGGCCCGCATCACGGGGCTCAGCGCCGCCGACGTCCTCGGCGGCCCCCTCCAGCAGGCGCTGCCTCTGGAGGACATGGACGGCCGCCGATGGTGGCAGCTGACCGACCCCTACGGCGGCCTCGCCACCCGCACCGGCCAGCCCGAACGGAACCTGCTCCTGCCCGGCGGCCGCGAAGTCATGGTCGCCGCACGCTACGTGCGGGCCCGCCCGAAGGGCCCCGTGCAGCGGCTCGTGGTGACCGTACGCGGGACCGAGGCGCGCAGGCGTGCCGAGCGCAGCCATGCCGAGCTGATAGCGACGGTCGCGCACGAACTGCGCTCGCCGCTCACCTCCGTGAAGGGCTTCACCGCGACGCTGCTGGCGAAGTGGGAACGCTTCACCGACGACCAGAAGCGGCTGATGCTGGAGACCGTGGACTCCGACGCCAACCGCGTCACCAGGCTCATCGCCGAACTGCTCGACATATCTCGCATCGACTCCGGACGCCTCGAGGTGCGGCGCCAGCCGGTGGACATGGCCGCGGCCGTGCGCCGTCACGTCGAGGCACACATCGCGGCCGGACGCACCGCGGACCGCTTCGTCACACGCATCAGCGAGCCCCTGCCCGGCCTGTGGGCGGACCCGGACAAGATCGACCAGGTGCTGGGCAACCTGCTGGAAAACGCGGTGCGGCACGGCGAGGGCACTGTCACCATTGAAGTGGCACCCGCACCCTCCCGCAGCGACGAAGAAGGAACGGCAGTCACCGTGAGCGACGAAGGCCCCGGCATCCCCGAGGAGTCGATGAGCCGCGTCTTCACCCGCTTCTGGCGGGGCAGCAAGCGCGGCGGCACGGGCCTGGGCCTGTACATCGTCAAGGGCATCGTCGAGGCGCACGGCGGGACGATCACCGTGGACCGGGCGGTCGCCGGCGGTGCCCGGTTCCGATTTACCCTGCCCGTGGGCGCCCCGGCCTTCATGGCCTGA
- a CDS encoding DUF1844 domain-containing protein: protein MSDTESNRPAGAGGQGPGAPDFDSLTRDIADVPAVEVITTVAVHLMSSAAVNLGLSEDGEQHRDLDEARKLIHSLAGLVTASATEIGTYHAAPLRDGLKSLQLAFREASAVPDEPGQGPGEKFTGPVFS from the coding sequence ATGAGCGACACCGAATCGAATCGCCCCGCGGGGGCCGGCGGCCAGGGCCCCGGTGCTCCCGACTTCGACAGCTTGACCCGCGACATCGCGGACGTCCCGGCGGTCGAGGTGATCACCACGGTCGCTGTGCATCTGATGAGCTCGGCCGCGGTCAACCTGGGCCTCTCCGAGGACGGCGAGCAGCACCGTGACCTGGACGAGGCGCGGAAGCTCATCCACTCCCTGGCCGGCCTCGTCACCGCGAGTGCCACGGAGATCGGCACGTACCACGCGGCGCCGCTCCGCGACGGTCTGAAGTCCCTGCAGCTGGCCTTCCGCGAGGCGTCGGCCGTGCCGGACGAACCCGGGCAGGGCCCCGGCGAGAAGTTCACGGGCCCCGTATTCAGCTGA
- the pheS gene encoding phenylalanine--tRNA ligase subunit alpha: protein MSAPNKSYDPVEVEALKPEVVDRAKDEALAAIAAAGDLEALREVKAAHAGDRSPLALANREIGALPPHAKAEAGKRVGQARGAVGQALKNRQEELERERDERVLVEEAVDVTLPYDRLPEGARHPLTTFSERVEDIFVAMGYEVAEGPEAEAEWFNFDALNIAPDHPARTMQDTFFVRPGKESVAEGKDGEDSGVVLRTHTSPVQIRTMLDREPPVYVICPGRVFRTDELDATHTPVFTQVELLAVDEGLTMADLKGTLDHMVRELFGEGVHTRLRPNYFPFTEPSAEMDMVCYRCHGESVGDPDRPCRTCSSEGWIELGGCGMVNPRVLTACGVDPEKYSGFAFGFGIERMLMFRHNVEDMRDMVEGDVRFTRPFGMEI from the coding sequence ATGTCCGCACCCAATAAGTCCTACGACCCCGTCGAGGTCGAGGCACTCAAACCGGAAGTCGTCGACCGCGCGAAGGACGAGGCGCTCGCCGCCATCGCCGCGGCCGGTGATCTCGAAGCGCTGCGAGAGGTGAAGGCCGCACACGCAGGCGACCGCTCCCCGCTGGCTCTCGCCAACCGCGAGATCGGCGCCCTCCCGCCGCACGCCAAGGCCGAGGCCGGCAAGCGCGTCGGCCAGGCACGCGGCGCTGTCGGCCAGGCGCTGAAGAACCGGCAGGAGGAGCTGGAGCGCGAACGCGACGAGCGAGTCCTCGTCGAGGAGGCCGTCGACGTCACGCTGCCCTACGACCGTCTGCCCGAAGGCGCCCGCCATCCGCTGACGACGTTCAGCGAGCGCGTCGAGGACATCTTCGTCGCCATGGGGTACGAGGTCGCCGAAGGCCCCGAGGCCGAGGCGGAGTGGTTCAACTTCGACGCCCTCAACATCGCGCCCGACCACCCGGCGCGCACGATGCAGGACACCTTCTTCGTACGCCCCGGCAAGGAGAGCGTGGCGGAAGGGAAGGACGGCGAGGACAGCGGCGTCGTCCTGCGCACGCACACCTCGCCCGTGCAGATCCGTACGATGCTCGACCGCGAGCCCCCCGTTTACGTCATCTGCCCCGGCCGGGTCTTCCGCACCGACGAGCTGGACGCGACGCACACGCCTGTCTTCACACAGGTCGAGCTGCTGGCCGTCGACGAGGGCCTGACCATGGCCGACCTGAAGGGCACGCTCGACCACATGGTGCGGGAGCTGTTCGGCGAGGGCGTGCACACCCGTCTGCGTCCCAACTACTTCCCCTTCACCGAGCCGTCCGCCGAGATGGACATGGTCTGCTACCGCTGCCACGGCGAGTCCGTCGGCGACCCGGACCGCCCGTGCCGCACCTGCTCCAGCGAGGGCTGGATCGAGCTGGGCGGCTGCGGCATGGTCAACCCGCGTGTGCTGACCGCCTGCGGCGTGGACCCGGAGAAGTACAGCGGATTCGCCTTCGGGTTCGGGATCGAGCGGATGCTGATGTTCCGCCACAACGTCGAGGACATGCGAGACATGGTCGAGGGTGACGTGCGCTTCACCAGGCCGTTCGGGATGGAGATCTGA
- the infC gene encoding translation initiation factor IF-3 encodes MTCAAVRQTAASCTRGGPISAEPRINDRIRVPEVRLVGPSGEQVGIVPLAKALELAQEYDLDLVEVAATARPPVCKLMDYGKFKYESAMKAREARKNQAHTVIKEMKLRPKIDPHDYDTKKGHVVRFLKQGDKVKITIMFRGREQSRPELGFRLLQRLADDVADLGFVESNPKQDGRNMIMVLGPHKKKTEAMAEAREAQAARKAGRQQESSPAEEPAEA; translated from the coding sequence ATCACTTGCGCGGCCGTCCGCCAGACCGCCGCGTCGTGTACCCGAGGAGGCCCCATCAGCGCCGAGCCCCGCATCAACGACCGGATTCGCGTCCCTGAGGTGCGACTCGTCGGTCCCAGTGGCGAGCAGGTCGGCATCGTGCCGCTTGCCAAGGCCCTGGAGCTCGCACAGGAATACGACCTCGACCTCGTCGAGGTGGCCGCGACAGCCCGTCCGCCGGTGTGCAAGCTCATGGACTACGGAAAGTTCAAGTACGAGTCGGCCATGAAGGCCCGTGAGGCGCGCAAGAACCAGGCGCACACGGTCATCAAGGAGATGAAGCTCCGGCCGAAGATCGATCCGCACGACTACGACACCAAGAAGGGTCACGTCGTCCGGTTCCTCAAGCAGGGTGACAAGGTCAAGATCACGATCATGTTCCGCGGACGCGAGCAGTCCCGCCCCGAGCTGGGCTTCCGGCTGCTCCAGCGGCTCGCGGACGACGTCGCCGACCTGGGCTTCGTGGAATCCAACCCGAAGCAGGACGGCCGTAACATGATCATGGTCCTCGGTCCGCACAAGAAGAAGACCGAGGCCATGGCCGAAGCCCGCGAGGCTCAGGCCGCCCGCAAGGCCGGCCGCCAGCAGGAGAGCAGCCCCGCCGAGGAGCCCGCTGAGGCGTGA
- the rplT gene encoding 50S ribosomal protein L20, with protein sequence MARVKRSVNAHKKRRAILEQASGYRGQRSRLYRKAKEQVTHSYVYNYNDRKRRKGDFRQLWIQRINAAARANGITYNRFIQGLKAANIEVDRKILADLAVNDAGAFTALVEVAQKALPSDVNAPKAA encoded by the coding sequence GTGGCACGCGTCAAGCGGTCAGTCAACGCACACAAGAAGCGCCGGGCGATCCTCGAGCAGGCCAGCGGTTACCGCGGCCAGCGCTCGCGTCTGTACAGGAAGGCGAAGGAGCAGGTCACTCACTCCTACGTCTACAACTACAACGACCGCAAGCGGCGCAAGGGCGACTTCCGCCAGCTGTGGATCCAGCGCATCAATGCCGCTGCCCGCGCCAACGGCATCACCTACAACCGCTTCATCCAGGGTCTGAAGGCCGCCAACATCGAGGTGGACCGCAAGATCCTGGCCGACCTCGCGGTCAACGACGCGGGCGCGTTCACCGCTCTCGTCGAGGTGGCGCAGAAGGCCCTGCCGAGCGACGTCAACGCCCCGAAGGCAGCCTGA
- the rpmI gene encoding 50S ribosomal protein L35, giving the protein MPKNKTHSGARKRFKITGSGKVMRQRAGRRHYLEHKPSTLTRRLAGSTEASSADAKKAKKLLGK; this is encoded by the coding sequence ATGCCGAAGAACAAGACGCACAGTGGTGCCCGCAAGCGCTTCAAGATCACAGGCTCGGGCAAGGTGATGCGCCAGCGTGCCGGTCGCCGCCACTATCTCGAGCACAAGCCGTCCACGTTGACGCGCCGCCTCGCCGGCAGCACCGAGGCGTCCTCGGCCGACGCCAAGAAGGCCAAGAAGCTTCTCGGCAAGTAA